One genomic window of Anser cygnoides isolate HZ-2024a breed goose chromosome 11, Taihu_goose_T2T_genome, whole genome shotgun sequence includes the following:
- the C11H15orf39 gene encoding uncharacterized protein C15orf39 homolog, producing the protein MAAKRHPEPLDAVIFNKLPRVDAEPSPGFPPVLCKPSPVPTAGSENHLSYKGSYFSCPQAEGPLLHCLLHRPRSPLPGRLGAEQGADALVWDLLMARDKWPGHQGHPFPLKKPVAVPKPVYAAPLCFTPLGSRGGDSTLQRAPGAASPHGEPPRRGPHPEPSLLPLPPASPIAFSPYYAAFEKYRGPPTAHDLAKAPELPGRIQDSWPKLRPPASSPVHREHPPACYPQPPYPQPPFLQPPRAEQPPGSLSSYKALSFAATGESAPFPGAYLKPQTPRSYFPGPLDSFVSRPAGPSALPSPKTAGLPRAAEPPLPTGFLQPSPNFAFSPMEAALFGVTEHHGAGRAAPVEPRGGRPVARPGSAFHPVRAPQKMPEGLAGTFPKGDASYGLDVVAKGSPIPPQHHPGTGDACRVGDACRVGDTCRVRDACRVGDACRVGDTTQEPSGATCPQEKLRDLKSREMSREMSPASPPMPVINNVFSLAPYQEYLEGTEGSADVPVPKEHTQGDTPPQNAAGTWDPSAVKVSVTPSEGEGADQKVPPEGPKAKAVSPELPAKSHGGLQGSEVALDLSLKKSLVTTGDTRPDTGQPREDKEGPLGKVEDVGEDTKPPVPPQLVEAVSGDRSHFQSSAAFMSKKYKILRSWGPPRAPQPSPVPRSPPGSPPPSTSAPQGTCHRRLTLTDVLVPQAPPVPGEDGAPLPACCDALARQGSGSPCFATLHTALCDVLTCSVAGSSPELLQEWLRRTEPEEVLAEMPSSPPKPKNGVRLPEPPKPPRGKEIWLAFRDVAALLSKLLSQLETFMFTRKCPFPHVVRAGAIFIPIHVVKEKLFPKLPGASVDQVLQEHKVELRPTTLSEEKLLRDLELKSCTSRMLKLLALKQLPDIYPDLLNLLWHHSIRQQLGR; encoded by the coding sequence ATGGCCGCGAAACGTCACCCGGAGCCTCTGGACGCCGTCATCTTCAACAAGTTGCCTCGGGTGGACGCCGAGCCCAGCCCAGGCTTCccccctgtgctctgcaaacccagccccgtgcccacgGCCGGCTCTGAAAACCACCTCAGCTACAAGGGCTCCTACTTCTCCTGCCCACAAGCCGAGGGCCCGCTCCTGCACTGCCTCCTCcaccggccccgcagccccctgccgggcaggctgggtgctgagcagggtgCGGACGCCCTGGTGTGGGACCTGCTGATGGCGCGGGACAAGTGGCCCGGCCACCAGGGCCACCCCTTCCCGCTGAAGAAGCCGGTGGCAGTCCCCAAGCCGGTGTATGCGGCCCCACTGTGCTTCACCCCGCtgggctcccgggggggggacagcacCCTGCAGAGGGCACCGGGGGCTGCGTCCCCCCATGGCGAGCCCCCCCGCAGGGGTCCCCACCCCGAGCCCAGCCTcctgccgctgcccccggcctcccccattgccttctccccctaTTACGCTGCCTTCGAGAAATACCGAGGCCCCCCCACCGCGCACGACCTGGCCAAGGCCCCCGAGCTCCCCGGCCGTATCCAGGACTCCTGGCCCAAGCTCCGTCCTCCCGCCAGCAGCCCGGTGCACCGGGAGCATCCCCCGGCGTGCTACCCACAGCCTCCCTACCCGCAGCctcccttcctgcagcctcCACGCGCAGAGCAGCCTCCGGGCTCCCTCTCCTCCTACAAAGCCCTCAGCTTCGCGGCCACCGGGGAGTCTGCCCCTTTTCCTGGCGCTTACctcaaaccccaaacccccaggaGCTACTTTCCCGGCCCCTTGGACAGCTTCGTGTCGAGGCCGGCCGGACCCAGTGCGCTGCCCTCGCCGAAGACAGCGGGGCTGCCGAGGGCTGCCGAGCCTCCGCTGCCCACCGGGTTCCTCCAGCCAAGCCCCAATTTCGCCTTCAGCCCCATGGAGGCAGCTTTATTTGGTGTCACAGAGCACCACGGGGCTGGGCGAGCGGCGCCAGTGGAGCCCCGCGGAGGGAGGCCGGTGGCGAGGCCTGGCAGCGCCTTCCACCCTGTCCGCGCCCCGCAGAAAATGCCCGAGGGACTCGCGGGGACGTTCCCCAAGGGAGACGCCAGCTACGGGCTGGATGTGGTGGCCAAAGGcagccccatccctccccagcaccacccgGGCACGGGGGACGCTTGTAGGGTTGGGGACGCTTGTAGGGTTGGGGACACTTGCAGGGTCAGGGATGCTTGTAGGGTCGGGGACGCTTGTAGGGTTGGGGACACAACCCAGGAGCCTTCTGGGGCCACCTGTCCCCAAGAGAAGCTGAGGGACCTCAAAAGCCGGGAGATGTCCAGGGAGATGTCCCCTGCCTCGCCGCCAATGCCGGTGATCAACAACGTCTTCAGCCTGGCGCCTTACCAGGAGTATCTGGAGGGGACCGAGGGCTCCGCTGACGTCCCCGTCCCCAAGGAGCACACCCAGGGGGACACCCCACCCCAAAACGCAGCCGGCACTTGGGACCCCAGTGCCGTCAAGGTCTCGGTGACGCCCAGTGAAGGGGAGGGTGCTGACCAAAAGGTGCCCCCTGAGGGGCCCAAGGCAAAGGCCGTTTCCCCAGAGTTGCCGGCCAAAAGCCACGGGGGGCTCCAGGGCAGTGAGGTGGCACTGGACCTGAGCTTGAAGAAGAGCCTGGTGACAACAGGGGACACCCGCCCAGACACCGGACAGCCCCGGGAGGACAAAGAGGGGCCACTGGGGAAGGTTGAGGACGTAGGGGAGGACACCAagcccccggtgccaccccagCTGGTAGAGGCCGTCTCTGGGGACAGGAGCCACTTCCAGAGCTCGGCTGCCTTCATGTCCAAGAAATACAAGATCCTCAGGTCCTGGGGACCACCCCGTGCCCCgcagcccagccccgtgcctcgcagcccccccggctccccgccgcccagCACCTCGGCCCCACAGGGGACCTGCCACCGCCGCCTGACGCTGACGGACGTGCTCGTGCCCCAAGCCCCCCCTGTGCCAGGGGAGGACGGAGCCCCCCTGCCCGCCTGCTGCGATGCCCTGGCCCGGCAGGGCTCGGGCAGCCCGTGCTTTGCCACCCTGCACACCGCCCTCTGCGACGTCCTCACCTGCTCGGTGGCCGGGTCCTccccggagctgctgcaggagtggCTGAGGAGGACAGAGCCGGAGGAGGTGCTGGCAGAGATGCCCAGTTCCCCACCCAAACCCAAGAATGGGGTCAggctccccgagccccccaagccccccagggGCAAGGAGATCTGGCTGGCTTTCCGGGACGTGGCCGCGCTGCTCAGCAAGCTGCTGTCCCAGCTGGAGACCTTCATGTTCACTCGCAAGTGCCCCTTTCCCCACGTGGTGCGGGCGGGTGCCATCTTCATCCCCATCCATGTGGTGAAGGAGAAGCTCTTCCCCAAGCTGCCCGGTGCCTCCGTTGACCAAGTGCTGCAGGAGCACAAGGTGGAGCTGCGTCCCACCACGCTGTCTGaggagaagctgctgagggaccTGGAGCTCAAGAGCTGCACCTCGCGCATGCTGAAGCTCCTGGCTCTCAAGCAGCTCCCTGACATCTACCCGGACCTGCTGAACCTCCTGTGGCACCACTCTATCAGGCAGCAGCTCGGTAGGTAG
- the PPCDC gene encoding phosphopantothenoylcysteine decarboxylase isoform X2, with product MEPFSHLEPKATAETSSSVPEKKFRVLVGVTGSVAALKLPLLISELLKIPGLWKGRSDPVLHIELRRWADLMLVAPLDANTLAKLATGICDNLLTCVIRAWDLRKPLLFCPAMNTAMWEHPITAQQVEQLKGFGYTEVPCVVKKLVCGDEGRGAMAEVWTIAESVRRIVEERDLPAQS from the exons ATGGAGCCCTTCTCACATCTAGAACCAAAGGCAACTGCAGAAACGAGTTCGTCTGTGCCAGAGAAAAAATTCCGTGTCCTGGTGGGTGTGACTGGAAGTGTGGCTGCCCTGAAGCTGCCTCTCCTCATCTCTGAATTGCTAAAAATCCCTGGG CTGTGGAAGGGCCGCTCGGACCCAGTCCTGCACATCGAGCTCAGGCGGTGGGCCGACCTCATGCTGGTGGCCCCTCTTGATGCAAACACCCTGGCGAAGCTCGCCACCGGGATCTGTGACAACCTGCTG ACTTGTGTCATCCGTGCCTGGGACCTGCGCAAACCTCTGCTCTTCTGCCCAGCCATGAACACAGCCATGTGGGAACATCCCATCACAGCTCAGCAGGTGGAGCAGCTGAAGGGCTTTGGCTACACGGAGGTCCCCTGTGTGGTGAAGAAACTCGTGTGTGGAGACGAAG GTCGAGGTGCCATGGCAGAGGTGTGGACCATCGCGGAGAGCGTGCGGAGGATCGTTGAAGAGCGGGACCTGCCGGCGCAGAGCTGA
- the PPCDC gene encoding phosphopantothenoylcysteine decarboxylase isoform X1 produces the protein MEPFSHLEPKATAETSSSVPEKKFRVLVGVTGSVAALKLPLLISELLKIPGLEVKVVTTERAKHFYSPQEIPVPLYSDEDEWQLWKGRSDPVLHIELRRWADLMLVAPLDANTLAKLATGICDNLLTCVIRAWDLRKPLLFCPAMNTAMWEHPITAQQVEQLKGFGYTEVPCVVKKLVCGDEGRGAMAEVWTIAESVRRIVEERDLPAQS, from the exons ATGGAGCCCTTCTCACATCTAGAACCAAAGGCAACTGCAGAAACGAGTTCGTCTGTGCCAGAGAAAAAATTCCGTGTCCTGGTGGGTGTGACTGGAAGTGTGGCTGCCCTGAAGCTGCCTCTCCTCATCTCTGAATTGCTAAAAATCCCTGGG CTGGAAGTGAAGGTGGTCACTACCGAGAGAGCAAAGCACTTCTACAGCCCCCAGGAGATTCCTGTCCCCCTCTATAGCGATGAAGACGAATGGCAG CTGTGGAAGGGCCGCTCGGACCCAGTCCTGCACATCGAGCTCAGGCGGTGGGCCGACCTCATGCTGGTGGCCCCTCTTGATGCAAACACCCTGGCGAAGCTCGCCACCGGGATCTGTGACAACCTGCTG ACTTGTGTCATCCGTGCCTGGGACCTGCGCAAACCTCTGCTCTTCTGCCCAGCCATGAACACAGCCATGTGGGAACATCCCATCACAGCTCAGCAGGTGGAGCAGCTGAAGGGCTTTGGCTACACGGAGGTCCCCTGTGTGGTGAAGAAACTCGTGTGTGGAGACGAAG GTCGAGGTGCCATGGCAGAGGTGTGGACCATCGCGGAGAGCGTGCGGAGGATCGTTGAAGAGCGGGACCTGCCGGCGCAGAGCTGA
- the SCAMP5 gene encoding secretory carrier-associated membrane protein 5 — MAEKANNFPPLPRFIPLKPCFYQDFDAEIPPQHRTMAKRLYYLWMLNSITLAVNLVGCLAWLIGGGGAVNLGLAILWLILFTPCSYVCWFRPIYKAFKTDSSFSFMAFFFTFMAQLVISIIQAVGIPGWGVCGWIAAISFFGTNVGSAVVMLIPTILFTGMAVFSFIALTMVHKFYRGSGGSFSKAQEEWTTGAWKNPHVQQAAQSAAMGAAQGAMMQHETQYSATPNYTYSNEM, encoded by the exons ATGGCAG agaaagcCAACAACTTCCCCCCGCTGCCCAGGTTCATCCCCCTGAAGCCATGTTTCTACCAGGACTTCGACGCGGAGATCCCGCCACAGCACCGCACCATGGCCAAGCGGCTCTACTACCTCTGGATGT tgAACAGCATCACCTTGGCGGTGAATCTCGTTGGCTGCCTCGCATGGCTGATTGGAGGCGGCGGAGCTGTTAATTTGGGACTGGCAATTCTCTGGCTCATTCTCTTTACGCCCTGCTCCTATGTCTGCTGGTTTAGACCTATTTACAAAGCTTTCAA GAcagacagctccttcagcttCATGGCCTTCTTCTTCACCTTCATGGCCCAGCTGGTGATCAGCATCATCCAGGCCGTGGGGATCCCTGGCTGGGGTGTCTG CGGCTGGATTGCGGCAATTTCCTTCTTCGGGACCAACGTGGGGTCGGCCGTGGTGATGCTGATCCCCACCATCCTGTTCACGGGGATGGCAGTCTTCTCCTTCATCGCCCTCACTATG GTGCACAAGTTTTACCGGGGGAGCGGCGGGAGCTTCAGCAAAGCGCAGGAGGAGTGGACCACGGGCGCCTGGAAGAACCCGCACGTGCAGCAGGCAGCGCAGAGCGCGGCGATGGGGGCGGCGCAGGGGGCCATGATGCAGCACGAGACGCAGTACTCGGCCACCCCCAACTACACCTACTCCAACGAGATGTGA
- the RPP25 gene encoding ribonuclease P protein subunit p25 has protein sequence MAAQGGAAKPAAPAGMENFRKVRTSEEESPLPFPDLPPGIVEMKVKEGSKIRNLMSFAMAQMELKGSRQIVFSGCGRAITKTITCVEIMKRKLGGLHQVTKVRYKTLLEVWENQDPPPGSAAQNLTVHKNVPSICILLSRDPLDPNQTGYQPPEPSQPGEDPSSSSAKGQKRPLPPPCEELLPKKLQGASPGSSPWGSGDGESQPEGHH, from the coding sequence ATGGCAGCCCAAGGAGGGGCGGCCAAgcccgcggccccggccgggATGGAGAACTTCCGAAAGGTCAGGACGTCGGAGGAGGAGAGCCCCCTGCCCTTCCCCGACCTGCCCCCGGGCATTGTGGAGATGAAGGTGAAGGAGGGCAGCAAGATCAGGAACCTGATGAGCTTCGCCATGGCCCAGATGGAGCTGAAGGGCAGCCGGCAGATCGTCTTCAGCGGCTGCGGCCGGGCGATCACCAAGACCATCACCTGCGTGGAGATCATGAAGCGCAAGCTGGGGGGGCTCCACCAGGTCACCAAGGTGCGCTACAAAACCTTGCTGGAGGTCTGGGAGAACCAGGACCCTCCGCCCGGCAGCGCGGCGCAGAACCTGACCGTCCACAAGAACGTCCCCTCCATCTGCATCCTGCTCTCCCGCGACCCCCTGGACCCCAACCAGACGGGCTACCAGCCCCCCGAGCCCAGCCAGCCGGGAGAAGACCCCTCAAGCTCCTCCGCCAAGGGGCAGAAGCGACCCCTGCCACCTCCTtgcgaggagctgctgcccaaaaagctgcagggagccagccccggcagcagccCGTGGGGCTCGGGGGACGGGGAGAGCCAGCCAGAGGGCCACCactga